TATAGAAAGTAGAAAAAAACAGAAAAAAGAAAAACTTTTAGCTAAAATAAAATTAAAAGGATTTACCATGAATGTTTCTGGTTATGAGATTAATCAGAAAGTTTTATCTAAAAGTGAAATATTAAAATTAGGAAAATATGATAAAATTTATATTTTGGATTGTGAGTATAGTTTTGAAAAGGGATATCAACGAACCAAGTTAGAAGAAGAATTTTTGTATACAGATAGATGTCTTTAAATATTAGGAGGATAACTATGGAAAAAAATATATCTGGAACAATATTTTATTATTATTTTGTTTGTAAAAGAAAACTTTGGTTATTTTCAAATGGAATTCAACTAGAAAATGAAAATGAAGATGTAAAAATAGGAAAGTTGATTGATGAAAATAGTTATTCTCGTGCATTAAAACATGTACTTATAGATGAAACTGTAAATATAGACTTTATAAAAGATTGGAAAATATTACATGAAGTAAAAAAACAAAAAAGTATAGAAGAAGCAGGGATTTGGCAGTTAAAATATTATATTTATTTTTTAAGAAAAAGAGGTATAAATATAGAAAAAGGTATTTTGGATTATCCAAAATTAAGAAAACGTGAGATAGTAATTTTGACTATAGAAGATGAAAATAAAATAGAGAAAATATTAGAAGAGATAAAAATATTATTAAAATTAAAAGAACCACCTAAAATAGAGAAAACAAATTTGTGTAAAAAATGTGCATATTATGAGTATTGCTATATATAGAGGTGAGGTATATGGAAAATTATTATATTTTTTCAAATGGAGAATTAAGAAGAAAAGATAATAATATTTGTTTTAATGATAGATTTTTAAAAATAGAGATGACAAATGACATTTATCTTTTTGGAGAAGTAGAATTAAATACTAAATGTTTAAATTTTTTAGGACAAAATAATATAGCAATTCATTTTTTTAATTATTATGGCTTTTATACAGGAAGTTTTTATCCAAAAGAAATAAATGTTTCTGGAAAAATCTTAATAAAACAAGTTGAATTTTATCAAGATTTAGAAAAAAGATTAGAAATAGCAAAAGAAATAATAAAAAGTGCAAGTGACAATATTTTTAGAAATTTAAGATACTATAATGGAAGAGGAAAAAATGTAAAAGCTCAAATGGAATTGATAAAATCTTTACAATTTGAAATAGATAAGGTTAAATCTATAAATGAACTTATGGGGATAGAGGGAAATATTAGAAAGCATTACTATTCTGCTTGGAATATTTTAGTTAATCAAGAGATAGAATTTGAAAAAAGAGTAAAACGTCCACCAGATAATATGATTAATACCTTAATTTCTTTTATTAATTCTTTAATGTATACTACTTGTTTATCTGAAATTTATAAGACTCAACTTAATCCAACAATTAGTTATTTACATAGTGCAGGAGATAGAAGATTTTCTCTTTGTTTAGATATTTCAGAAATTTTTAAACCTTTAATTGTAGATAGAATGATTTTTACTCTTTTAAATAAAAATATTATCACAGAAGATGATTTTGAAAAGGATTCAAACTATTATTATTTAAAAGATAAAGGAAAAAGAAAAATTTTAGAGGAATATGAAAAAAGATTAAGAAGTACAATAACACATAAAGATCTAAAAAGAGAGATAAGTTATCAATATTTAATCAGATTAGAATGTTACAAATTAATAAAACATATTTTGGGTGATAAAAAATATGAAGGATTTAAAATGTGGTGGTAATTATGTATGTGATACTAGTTTATGATATTAGATTAGATGATAATGGAGCTAAAATATTAAGAAATGTTTTTAAAATTTGTAAGAAATATTTGACACATATACAAAACTCAACTTTTGAAGGTGAAGTAAATTTAAGTTCTTTAAATAAATTACAATTTGAATTAAATAAATGGATAAGAAAAGATAGAGATTCTGTAATATTATTTAAGAGTAGAGATAGTAAATGGTTGAATAAAGAGTTTTGGGGAATAGAAGACGATAAAACTTCTAATTTTTTATAAAAATTGTCAATGTGTGATAATGTAAAAATAGTAGGAGTACGACAAAATAGCAAAAATAAGAATTGCTTGAAAGATAAAATAAAAAAATTAAGGAATTCTTATAAAAAAATTTGTTAAATTTTAGATAGACAAAAATATATAAATAAGATAAGATAAAATAAGATTTTATAGGAGGGTCTGTTTTTATTTAATCATAGTGGAATGTAAATTTAATTGAAATACTTCCAGGTTTTCTTCCTCTATATAGTTTTTATTTAATCATAGTGGAATGTAAATTTTAAAGATGATGGAACAGATACTGTTGTTATGAGTGTGTTTTTATTTAATCATAGTGGAATGTAAATCTTACTGCTGAATCTTCTGTTCTTGTACTTTGTGAGCAGTTTTTATTTAATCATAGTGGAATGTAAATATATATGTGTGAAAAGACTTGTGAAAAATGTATTCATAGTTTTTATTTAATCATAGTGGAATGTAAATTATTTTTCAATGTTATTTATATCCTCAGCTGTTGCTGTTTTTATTTAATCATAGTGGAATGTAAATTCCAACTGGAGTAGATGCTAACATTAAATTAAAAGAGTTTTTATTTAATCATAGTGGAATGTAAATTTTCTTGCAACAGACCAATTAAATAGACAAGCTGGAGTTTTTATTTAATCATAGTGGAATGTAAATATAGCTGTATCTAACTCTTCAGGTTCAATTACACTTGGTTTTTATTTAATCATAGTGGAATGTAAATCATGTTTTGGACATGCTTATCTTGAGTCTAGTATGAGTTTTTATTTAATCATAGTGGAATGTAAATAGAAACTGTTGGATAGGAACTCCAGATAATACTTATGGTTTTTATTTAATCATAGTGGAATGTAAATAATTCCAGTAAAGTTTTTTATTGTATCTTCTGAAAGTTTTTATTTAATCATAGTGGAATGTAAATTAATTTTCTATCTTTGTCAATGTATTTTTAATTTATACGTTTTTATTTAATCATAGTGGAATGTAAATTTTTTTACACCTCTTTTTAATAGTAAGCAAGATATAAAGTTTTTATTTAATCATAGTGGAATGTAAATAATGCTTCCTACTACTTCTGGTAGGATATATTCATCGTTTTTATTTAATCATAGTGGAATGTAAATAAACATGAGGTTATAATAAATGCAGCTATAAGATTAAAAGTTTTTATTTAATCATAGTGGAATGTAAATAGATCTAAAATATTTTTTATCATTGTTTCCCCTTTCGCGTTTTTATTTAATCATAGTGGAATGTAAATGTCAAGGAATGTAGATACTGCTGTTCTCTTGTTTCTGTTTTTATTTAATCATAGTGGAATGTAAATCTCTTGAAAGTTATGGAATAGATAGTGAAAGATGGTTAGTTTTTATTTAATCATAGTGGAATGTAAATTATTTATTTTCACATAAATTTTTATCAATGATTGATAAGTTTTTATTTAATCATAGTGGAATGTAAATAAAAAGAATTAAAAGAAAAACTGGTACTTATTTAGCAAGTTTTTATTTAATCATAGTGGAATGTAAATGTTGTTGCTATAAGAGGATTAGATAAAATTATATGGTTTTTATTTAATCATAGTGGAATGTAAATTTTAGAAAGCTTATGATGTATCTTGGTAGTGCTATGGTTTTTATTTAATCATAGTGGAATGTAAATGAGCCAGATAGTGATAATGAAGTAACTGTTGATGAGTTTTTATTTAATCATAGTGGAATGTAAATACTGAAAAAGGACAAAAATGGATAGTTGATTTTAAAGTTTTTATTTAATCATAGTGGAATGTAAATATTAATATATGGGTTAATAAAAACAATGTTATATATTTGGTTTTTATTTAATCATAGTGGAATGTAAATAAAGATAATTGATTTTTAACTGTTTCAAATTTTAGCATGTTTTTATTTAATCATAGTGGAATGTAAATTAAAAATACGCAACTTAATATTTTACTATATTTTTAGTTTTTATTTAATCATAGTGGAATGTAAATAAGTTTAAAAACTTATTTAATAAAATAAAACAATCAAAGTTTT
The window above is part of the uncultured Fusobacterium sp. genome. Proteins encoded here:
- the cas1b gene encoding type I-B CRISPR-associated endonuclease Cas1b, encoding MENYYIFSNGELRRKDNNICFNDRFLKIEMTNDIYLFGEVELNTKCLNFLGQNNIAIHFFNYYGFYTGSFYPKEINVSGKILIKQVEFYQDLEKRLEIAKEIIKSASDNIFRNLRYYNGRGKNVKAQMELIKSLQFEIDKVKSINELMGIEGNIRKHYYSAWNILVNQEIEFEKRVKRPPDNMINTLISFINSLMYTTCLSEIYKTQLNPTISYLHSAGDRRFSLCLDISEIFKPLIVDRMIFTLLNKNIITEDDFEKDSNYYYLKDKGKRKILEEYEKRLRSTITHKDLKREISYQYLIRLECYKLIKHILGDKKYEGFKMWW
- the cas4 gene encoding CRISPR-associated protein Cas4, translating into MEKNISGTIFYYYFVCKRKLWLFSNGIQLENENEDVKIGKLIDENSYSRALKHVLIDETVNIDFIKDWKILHEVKKQKSIEEAGIWQLKYYIYFLRKRGINIEKGILDYPKLRKREIVILTIEDENKIEKILEEIKILLKLKEPPKIEKTNLCKKCAYYEYCYI
- the cas2 gene encoding CRISPR-associated endonuclease Cas2, encoding MYVILVYDIRLDDNGAKILRNVFKICKKYLTHIQNSTFEGEVNLSSLNKLQFELNKWIRKDRDSVILFKSRDSKWLNKEFWGIEDDKTSNFL